From Sphingobacteriales bacterium:
TCCGCCTTCAGAACCCCCTTCCGGTCCCATGTCGATAATGTAATCGGCCAGTTTGATGACATCGAGATTATGTTCGATAATAAGCACCGTATTTCCTTTTTCAACAAAATGGTTGAGAACATTCATCAGGATTCTGATGTCTTCAAAATGAAGGCCTGTAGTGGGTTCATCGAGGATGTAAAGTGTTTTTCCGGTATCCCTTTTGGCTAATTCG
This genomic window contains:
- a CDS encoding excinuclease ABC subunit UvrA codes for the protein KRKLKTMVDVGLGYITLGQSSVTLSGGEAQRVKLAAELAKRDTGKTLYILDEPTTGLHFEDIRILMNVLNHFVEKGNTVLIIEHNLDVIKLADYIIDMGPEGGSEGGQIICTGTPEEIIRNKCGFTASFLEKELNGKS